GGTCTTCACCACGATCTTTGCGATCATAGCGGTCTTCAGCCAGCCGCAAGGCAGGATAAAAAACCCGCTTCTGGCGCTTTGGGACGGGCGGGTGCAGGAGATATCGTTCTTTAACGAGCGCTTCGATATAAAGATGTATTTCTATGTCGTCGGTGGGACGATGCTGGCGCTCAACGCCTTGTCTGGGGCTGCGTACAACTACGAAATCTTTGGCAAGAACTATAATCCGGGCGTTTTCCTGTATGCGGCATTCTACACATACTACATACTGGACTATTTTATCTTCGAGCGCGTCCAGCTGTATACCTATGATCTGATCCATGAGGGCATCGGCTTCAAAATGTTCTGGGGAGGTCTCGTGGTCTACGGGTGGCTGTTTATCCTCCCGCTTTGGGGCATGGCCGCTTACCCGTCTCCCGGGTTCTCGTCGGGATGGACATATTTCTGGCTGGTCGGGACGACTGCCCTGTTCCTGTTCGGGTGGGGCATCTCGCGCGGCGCCAACATGCAGAAATATACATTCAAGCGATGGCCCGACCGCAAATTTCTCGGGATCATCAAGCCTGAGTACATCCAAGCCGGAGACCGCAAGATCCTGTGCAGTGGCTTCTGGGGTGCCGCTCGCCACTTCAACTACCTGGGCGAAGGTTTTCTTGGTCTTTCAATTGCCCTGGCATTCGGCTACTTTACCAATCCCTGGGCGTGGGTCTACTTTGTCTTCGTCGTAACGTTTTTTACCTTTCGTCAACGTTTTGACGATGCGTATTGTGCTGAGAAATACGGTGCCGAAAAGTGGGCGGAATATCAGGCGCGGGTCAAATACCGGATTTTTCCCGGCATTTATTGATGAGAGTTCCCGGCTGGATTCATTCAGGGTAATTACACCCGCCGCCGTGCCGCACAGTGCTTTCGTTGGAACCTGATTGTTGCCTGTACGGATCAGCCCGGCTTGCGCGCCTTGTGGTAGTACATGGGCGTAACAATTCCCAGACGTCCTGCGGCTAGGAGGCTGTCGGCCACGACATTGATAATTTTTCGTGCCTCGGACGATCCCTTGGGTACGGCGCGCACGCCTTCCAGAACGGGCACAACCGCCGAGGCGATTTTGCGGCCAAGGGCCGTTCTCGAGAAACTCCTCAGATTCAGGCTGCCCCCTTCCAGCGGTTGATACCACGGCGTCTTGGGGTCGGCGTCAAGAGCGCGGTCACGCGCCTCGACAAGTTCGAAACCGGCTGCCCGCAGGCCGTCGTCTACCTCCATGAATGAAGCGATTTCCGGAAGAGCGGAGACGTATTCGTTTATTTCCTTGAGTTCCCGGTGCTTAGGATTTCCGCCATCGTAAAGCGGGGTCGTGCACACGTCGTAGCCGACGAAGACCGCGCCGGGCCGCAATACACGGAATATCTCGGCATAGGCCGCGGCTTTATCCGGCGCATGACACAAGGCCTCGATATGGTAAGCCGCGTCGAAGCTTCCGTCTTCCGCCGGTATATTCAGGAAATCGCCGTGCAGGACGCTGCAGAGATGGTCCAGGCCAGCCTCGCTGTTATACACGGAGCACTTCCCGAGCTGATATTTGTTGATGTTGAGGCCCACGATCGAAGTGCCGAACTTTCTTGCGAGGGAGCGTTGGGGTCCGCCCACGCCGCACCCGACATCCAGCACCTTCATACCCGGTCTCAACCCAATGGCTTCGCCCAGAAAATACTCATGGTTGGCAATGGATTCCTCGAAAGACACCCCCGGCTCCATCACTGCGAAGTGAATCGACTGTCCCCATCCACGCTCGCAAAAGTCGGTAATGAGGTTGTAAAACGCCGTTACCGTGCTGGCGTACTCTTCCTTGCTCAGCCCTTGGCTTCTGCGGTACTTCGACAGCCTTTCCAAAATATCATCCGGCTGAACTGCATTTGAAACTGGGTTATGGGAGTCATCTGCCATTTGTGTTTCCCTCTGTAGAGTTTTCTATATGAAAGATTTCTTATCAACTTCTGACTTTTCTTCTGAATTTTAGGAAACGATCTTATCCGATCTCCGTCAATGGGTCAAAAACATTCTTTGGATCACCCGGCCCGCTTTTTTCAGAACTTCAATAAAACCAGATTTGAATATAATTCCGGTTCAAGACTTGGAACGCAAAAATTTAGGTTACTATATCTCTGAATAAAATGAGGTTTACGCACTACAATCATGTTGTTTGAAAGGACCCAGTGCCGGATTCTCAAAAATCCGTTCACCGAACCCGGTGAGAGCGGCAAGAGCGTTCCGGCTTCAGTCATCCCGGCGATTTTAGCGGTGGTGCTGGGGATGCTTGTTTCGGTGCTCCCGACCGTGGCGTACCCGGCCGGCTTCGCCGAGGGGATTGATGTCTCCGGGCGCCTCTCGACTGAGGCTTGGCTGTACCCCCAAGATGCTGTGTATCCCGACCAGCGTTCGTATGCCGGCGGGCTTGCGCTTGAGACGACGTTCTATGTTGAGAACGATGAAGGCACAAGCATAGCGGTGACTCCCTTTTTGCGGTACGATGCCGGGGATCCGGACCGCACGTACGCTGATTTCCTTGAGGCCTATCTGCTGATGTACGGCGATATAGGCGATGGCGAATGGGAATTGCGTCTGGGCATCGACCGGGTGTTCTGGGGCGTCGCGGAACTGCGTTCCCTGGTGGATATCATCAACCAGACCGACGTTATTGAACACCCGAACGAAAAGACAAAGATGGGTCAGCCAATGGCCCATTTCACTTGGTCGGGTGACTGGGGAGCACTGGAACTGTTCGCGATGACGTGGCACCGTGCGCGCATCTATCCGGGCCCGCGGGGCCGCCAGCGGTATGAGTTCATTGTAGACCAGGACATGATTTCATACGAATCCGGCGCGAAAAAGTGGCATATTGATCTTGCCGGCCGGTACAGCGGCTCATTAGGACCGCTCGAGATTGGTCTCAGCCTGTTTAACGGTACGAACCGGGAGCCCACCCTTTTGCCGATATTTCTCGACTCCGGATTGGTCCTGGCTCCGCATTACGAGAAGATTCGCCAATTCAGCGTGGATGCGCAGCTTACAAGGGGCTCCCTGCTGCTCAAGCTGGAAGCAATCTACCGCGCCGGCGCGAGGAACAGCAGGTACATTCAACACCTCAATGCTTTAGAGGAAGAGGACTACATAGCTTCTATCTTGGGTAGCGAGTACACACTCTATTCCGTACTGGGTTCGAACTCTGATCTGGTCCTGTTTGCCGAATG
This genomic stretch from Candidatus Dadabacteria bacterium harbors:
- a CDS encoding DUF1295 domain-containing protein, producing MIEWLGIGHLFELSRTEAIAGFFTPLVIFAVFFLAQLILPGKRVPGYVINPQTGKPRSYRLNGIVVFAVALIVWAFELTGMPREWFYRSSVYAVTGGTVFTTIFAIIAVFSQPQGRIKNPLLALWDGRVQEISFFNERFDIKMYFYVVGGTMLALNALSGAAYNYEIFGKNYNPGVFLYAAFYTYYILDYFIFERVQLYTYDLIHEGIGFKMFWGGLVVYGWLFILPLWGMAAYPSPGFSSGWTYFWLVGTTALFLFGWGISRGANMQKYTFKRWPDRKFLGIIKPEYIQAGDRKILCSGFWGAARHFNYLGEGFLGLSIALAFGYFTNPWAWVYFVFVVTFFTFRQRFDDAYCAEKYGAEKWAEYQARVKYRIFPGIY
- a CDS encoding methyltransferase domain-containing protein; the encoded protein is MEPGVSFEESIANHEYFLGEAIGLRPGMKVLDVGCGVGGPQRSLARKFGTSIVGLNINKYQLGKCSVYNSEAGLDHLCSVLHGDFLNIPAEDGSFDAAYHIEALCHAPDKAAAYAEIFRVLRPGAVFVGYDVCTTPLYDGGNPKHRELKEINEYVSALPEIASFMEVDDGLRAAGFELVEARDRALDADPKTPWYQPLEGGSLNLRSFSRTALGRKIASAVVPVLEGVRAVPKGSSEARKIINVVADSLLAAGRLGIVTPMYYHKARKPG